GGTTTTGAGGCGGATGAGCCTGCAGTTGAGCCTGGCTCACATATCCTTGTCCGTCTATGCTCCACATGGGTTCGGGGCTTTCGCCCAAAGCCAGTATATGGGCAAGCTCTTGGCGAATACGCTCCAGCAGAGGCGAATGAACCACTACCTGATCACTTTTTACCTGTACAATTAACTCTTTAGCCGCTGGAAAAGCCTCTACCAAAGCAAGCTCTCCCTCTTGTTTCAATAAGATACGTTGCTGCTTGATGTTGTCGTGATGGGCAAGGTGGTAAGTGTGAAGAATGAATTGCTGAATGATGGCAGCGTGCAAAAACGGCAAACGAAAGCGTACATACAAACCAAGGCTTTTTGAGGGAAACAATGCCTCTTGATTGGCAATGAGTTCGTCGGGCAACAGTTGGGGGGCAAGGTAAGTACGTTGTACAAACGGAGTTCTTTCTTTCCGGTGATCATCGCCTGTTGTATATTCATCGCCAACCTCTACACAAATCTGACAAGATTCCATAAACGACACCAGCAACTCTTGCTCTTCCAGTGGCTTGCCCTGCCAGCTTAGCCCAAGGTCTTTGCCCTTAAAAAAACCTTTGCCCCGGTATTCCATAAACATACCTGTGCGGTCAAATAAGGTATATACCGCCTCAATTGCCCAGCGCTGATCTAAAATAATCTGATTGTCGAACAAACCTACCCGGTAGAAAAACACCCCGGTATGGTGCAAATAATCTTGTACGGTGTCTATCGAATCGGGCGAAACCCCTTGCTCTATGCACAATTGGGCAAATGCTTCTCTGCTTAAGGTATGTTTAGTTTTAGCCATCTCTTCTACCGTTAGCCGAACCAGCCACCAAGCCTCTGGCAAATCGGTACAGGCTTTCTTGATTTGTTGCCGGATGGTTCGATAAAGCGCTTCTTTAAACTCTCCCATACCATTATCGTCCTCATCAGCTTTACTTAACTCAGCCGCAATGGCCGTTTTTATGTGGTATTTTTCCTGTAGCTTGCTCCAGCCACTGGGCAGTTTGCGTCCGTCTTTGCCAGCTTTGGTTTGTACCACCAGTACCGGGCTTCGCTTGCCCAGGGTATGGGTATAGTTGAGCCAATAGTCAAGCGGATGGTTGGCATAATGCGTCAAACTACCATCGGGCAAGGTTTCGTAGTTTTGGGGGCTATGCTGGGTTTTCCAGTCCCAAACCAATACAAATACCGCTTTGGTTTGCATAAACAACTGGTGGGTTGCATGGTAAATGTCTTGCCCACCAAAATCCCATACCTGAATTTGCACCTGGTCTAATTGCTTGCGTTGAGCAAGTTCAGGCAAAAACATTTGTCGCAATTGAATGGCGTGAGTAGAGGGTTCATCCACATCAAAGCGTTGGTCTAGCCAGCGACGTACCAAAGAAGTTTTACCCACCCGTCCGTTGCCCACCAATACAACCTTTGCCTGGTACACTTGTACCTTGCCTTGGTTCAAGTCCTGAAAATAATGGCGAATTTTGTTAGAACACTCTCCCTGGTTATAAATTTCGGGCGGAAGCCCTTGAATGGGGTTATGGTACAAATGCAAGGAAGTCAATTGGGGGCAGTTCGTGATCAAATGCTCAGGAAATACCTCAATTTGGTTATCTCTCAGGTCAATCGATTTCAGGTGGGGGAGTTTTTGTAGTGGTGCCAAGTCACTGATTTGGTTGTCGCTGAGGTTAATCGCCTGTAAGTCATGGAGGGCTTGTAAAGGGCTTAGATCGCTGACCTGGTTATTTCTAAGGTTAATCGATTGTAGACTGCCCAAGTTTTGCAGGGGAGTTAAATCACTGATTTGGTTATCGCTCAGATCGATAGATTCCAGGTTGGGCAGGTTTTGTAAGGGAGTCAGGTCGTGGATTTGGTTATTACTGAGGTCAATCGATTGTAAATCACCCAGGTTTTGTAGCGGAGCTAAGTCATTGATTTGGTTATCGCTCAGATCGATAGATTCCAGGTTGGGCAGGTATTGCAAGGATGCAAGGTGGTTGACTTGATTATTACTGAGGTCAATCGACTGTAAATTACTCAGATTTTGTAAAGGAGTCAAGTCGCTGATTTGGTTGTCGCTCAGATCGATAGACTCTAAGTTGGGCAGGTTTTGTAAGGGAGCCAGGTCGTTGATGTGATTATACTTAAGGTCAATAGATTGCAAGTTGGGCAAGTTTTGTAAAGGCAAGAGGTCGTTGATTGGGTTGTGCCTCAAGTCAATCGATTGCAAACTGGACAAGTTTTGCAGGGGAGTTAAATCACTGATTTGATTGTTTCTAAGGTCAAGCGACTGCAAGTTGCGAAGGCTTTGTAAAGGAGTTAAGTCCGTAACGGGGTTATCCCTCAGAACAATCAATTGTAGGCTGTGCAAGGCTTGCAACGGGGTTAAATCACTGATTTGGTTGTTTCTGAGTACCAAAGACTGCAAGCTATTCAGGCTTTTCAGAGGGTGAAGGTCATCAAGCTGGTTGTTACTGAGGTCAAGCTTTAACAAGCCACGCAATTTCTGTAAAGGAGCAAGATCACTAATTTTGTTATGGTGCAACGAAAGCATGGTCAAACAGGTGAGGTGCTGCAGTGGAGCCAAGTCGCCAATCTTGTTGTAATGAAGCAAAAGCGTATGCAAACCAGTGAGGTGCTGTAGTGGGGTTAAATCTCTGACCTTATTTTTACTAAGTACAATAGACTGCAAACCAGGTAAATTTTGCAAAGGGGTCAAGTCTGCTACTCGGTTATCGCTCATATCCAGCATCTGTAAATTTGCCAGGTTTTGCAAAGGCTTCAAATCACTTATTCTATTATCGCTCAAATCAATTGCCCGCAACTCAGGTAAGTTTTGCAAAAGACCTATGTCTTCAATTTTCCATTGGTTAGGCCAATGCCCGGCAATGCGCAAGTGTTCTAATGACCCAGGCATACAATCGGGCACCTGTATCAAGCTATTCTTTTCTCCTTCGTTCGAACTGGCTCTTTTTTCCCATCGATCATTTGCAGGGTTATGCTCAAACCATACATTCGAAAAATTCAAACTTTTCAAATGGGTACATTTACTTAACAAACCCAGCGTGGCTTCGGTGCCACCCAGTCCACAACGCCCCAGGTCGAGGGTAGGGGCTTGAGTGCGTATGTTTTCTTCAATAAGTTGAGTAACTAATGCTTGTTTGTCCATAGTTGTATGATCATTCATTAAGCGCTTGCTTGGCCCAACAATATAACAATCATCGGTTATTTTTAACTATATGCCCATTACTTTTTCACTACGTTGGTCAACAGTCCAGCCACGCCAGGTAATTGTTCAACAAACCCCTGATTTGCTCAGCGGCTACCGGGTTGGCCGAATGCACCTGGTATTGCAACCCGCACAGGTCTAACCCCGACTCATATACCAACCATTTAACCGCCGCATAACCATCGGGTGCTACCTCGCCACTGGCATCCAAGCCCAAGTCATTGTCAAAACTAATAAAAGTCGGCAAACCGTGGGCGCTGATATATGCCACAAAATCGGCGTAAGTTCGTACCACCACAAAATTATAGCGGGTAGGATCATTGTATACCATTTCTACGGTACGAAGGTCATCTAAAAAAAGGTTGTACATTATTCGTAGTTTTTGTTTATATAATTAGCAAGAATGCTCATATTAAATAACACTCGACTATTGTTGTGAGCACTGCTAAAAACAATAGCATATACCCCCAGTTTTGCTCATCAAAAGCATATTGCCAACCATTACCACATAAACAAAATGTATACAAACCGTTATAAAAACCTTCAAGTTTCTATCAATTTTGCGAATATAGCCAAATAAGCAAACAGGAGAGGTTTTTCGTTGTATTCCCTGGTGTATATAATTTTCAAAATTGTTTGAAAGATTCGACGCACCAATCAATTAATGTAGTTCGAGCCATTTTCCGTTTTCTAAATAATTTATTATACCCCATTTTTGGTAAATAAAAATTACGTCTTTATAACAAATATTAATTTGTTTTAGGCGTAATTTATAAACTAAGCCATTGATATACAAGCATATAGCTGTGTGTTAAAATCGTTCGATAAAAGGGTTTATAAGTCGATTGCAGGAAGTTTAGCGGTTGGTCACAACCAGCAGTACGTAAGCATTTTGCAGCCCGTTATCGAGCTTATTTGGCTTTTTGAGCTTTTACGGCAAATAGACCATCTATGCTCGGTTCCTTAAACCTTATTTAGTTGAAAGTTCTGGGTGCG
The window above is part of the Microscilla marina ATCC 23134 genome. Proteins encoded here:
- a CDS encoding leucine-rich repeat domain-containing protein, giving the protein MNDHTTMDKQALVTQLIEENIRTQAPTLDLGRCGLGGTEATLGLLSKCTHLKSLNFSNVWFEHNPANDRWEKRASSNEGEKNSLIQVPDCMPGSLEHLRIAGHWPNQWKIEDIGLLQNLPELRAIDLSDNRISDLKPLQNLANLQMLDMSDNRVADLTPLQNLPGLQSIVLSKNKVRDLTPLQHLTGLHTLLLHYNKIGDLAPLQHLTCLTMLSLHHNKISDLAPLQKLRGLLKLDLSNNQLDDLHPLKSLNSLQSLVLRNNQISDLTPLQALHSLQLIVLRDNPVTDLTPLQSLRNLQSLDLRNNQISDLTPLQNLSSLQSIDLRHNPINDLLPLQNLPNLQSIDLKYNHINDLAPLQNLPNLESIDLSDNQISDLTPLQNLSNLQSIDLSNNQVNHLASLQYLPNLESIDLSDNQINDLAPLQNLGDLQSIDLSNNQIHDLTPLQNLPNLESIDLSDNQISDLTPLQNLGSLQSINLRNNQVSDLSPLQALHDLQAINLSDNQISDLAPLQKLPHLKSIDLRDNQIEVFPEHLITNCPQLTSLHLYHNPIQGLPPEIYNQGECSNKIRHYFQDLNQGKVQVYQAKVVLVGNGRVGKTSLVRRWLDQRFDVDEPSTHAIQLRQMFLPELAQRKQLDQVQIQVWDFGGQDIYHATHQLFMQTKAVFVLVWDWKTQHSPQNYETLPDGSLTHYANHPLDYWLNYTHTLGKRSPVLVVQTKAGKDGRKLPSGWSKLQEKYHIKTAIAAELSKADEDDNGMGEFKEALYRTIRQQIKKACTDLPEAWWLVRLTVEEMAKTKHTLSREAFAQLCIEQGVSPDSIDTVQDYLHHTGVFFYRVGLFDNQIILDQRWAIEAVYTLFDRTGMFMEYRGKGFFKGKDLGLSWQGKPLEEQELLVSFMESCQICVEVGDEYTTGDDHRKERTPFVQRTYLAPQLLPDELIANQEALFPSKSLGLYVRFRLPFLHAAIIQQFILHTYHLAHHDNIKQQRILLKQEGELALVEAFPAAKELIVQVKSDQVVVHSPLLERIRQELAHILALGESPEPMWSIDGQGYVSQAQLQAHPPQNPEIRADNGQYYLVSAFAPFLAKPAHTLPRLVSSIPQKVVQRVDEAIDYLRGNNIVGYFEVLEEVVPDQQMQKFTHFKNRFESDDLGVYFVQQLESFAKGLLKTDG
- a CDS encoding cyclic-phosphate processing receiver domain-containing protein codes for the protein MYNLFLDDLRTVEMVYNDPTRYNFVVVRTYADFVAYISAHGLPTFISFDNDLGLDASGEVAPDGYAAVKWLVYESGLDLCGLQYQVHSANPVAAEQIRGLLNNYLAWLDC